Proteins co-encoded in one Bos taurus isolate L1 Dominette 01449 registration number 42190680 breed Hereford chromosome X, ARS-UCD2.0, whole genome shotgun sequence genomic window:
- the CCDC22 gene encoding coiled-coil domain-containing protein 22 isoform X1, with protein sequence MEEADRILIHSLRQAGTAVPPDVQTLRAFTTELVVEAVVRCLRVINPAVGSGLSPLLPLAMSARFRLAMSLAQACMDLGYPLELGYQNFLYPSEPDLRDLLLFLAERLPTDASEDADQSAGESAILLRAIGSRIRDHLALPWVPPLLRTPKLQYLQGSAHQKPFHASRLVMPELSSRGESREFQAGPLLLPVPAQVPQPAARAASLLEHHAIQLCQHTGRDRAGDEDWGHRTSRLPAQEDTRAQRQRLQKHLAEHLRQTWGRPGPPQQARDLGEVLQAWGAGARPGTPKGSRFTHSKKFTFHLEPEAQAAQVSDVPATSQRPEQDTWAAQEQELESLREQLEGVNHNIEEVEANMKTLGINLVQVETECRQSELSIVEREQALRLKSQAVELLPDGAANLAKLQLVVESSAQRVIHLAGQWEKHRVPLLAEYRHLRKLQDCRELESSRRLAEIQELHQSVRAAAEEARRKEEVYKQLVSELETLPKDVSRLAYTQRILEIVGNIRKQKEEITKILSDTKELQKEINSLSGKLDRTFAVTDELVFKDAKKDDAVRKAYKYLAALHENCSQLIQTIEDTGTIMREVRDLEEQIETEMGKKTLSNLDKIREDYRALRQENAGLLGRVREA encoded by the exons ATGGAGGAGGCGGACCGAATCCTCATCCATTCCCTGCGCCAGGCCGGCAC GGCAGTTCCTCCAGATGTGCAGACCCTGCGAGCCTTCACCACTGAGCTGGTGGTAGAAGCTGTGGTCCGCTGCCTGCGTGTGATCAACCCCGCTGTGGGCTCTGGCCTCAGCCCCCTGCTGCCTCTTGCCATGTCTGCCCGTTTCCGTTTGGCCATGAGCCTGGCTCAGGCCTGCATG GACCTGGGCTACCCCTTGGAGCTTGGCTATCAGAACTTCCTCTACCCCAGTGAGCCTGACCTCCGAGACCTGCTTCTGTTCTTGGCTGAGCGTCTGCCCACTGATGCCTCTGAGGATGCAGACCAGTCTGCTG GTGAATCTGCTATCCTCCTCCGGGCCATCGGGAGCCGGATCCGGGACCACCTGGCCCTGCCCTGGGTCCCACCCCTCCTTCGCACTCCTAAACTACAGTACCTCCAG GGCTCAGCCCACCAGAAGCCTTTCCATGCCAGCAGGCTGGTCATGCCTGAGTTGAGCTCCAGAGGAG AGTCCCGGGAGTTCCAGGCAGGTCCCCTGCTGCTACCAGTTCCTGCCCAGGTGCCCCAGCCGGCTGCCAGGGCGGCCTCACTCCTCGAACACCATGCCATCCAGCTTTGCCAGCACACAGGCCGGGACCGTGCTGGGGACGAGGACTGGGGCCACCGGACATCCCGCCTCCCCGCCCAG GAGGACACACGGGCTCAGCGGCAGCGGCTACAGAAGCACCTGGCCGAGCATCTGCGCCAGACCTGGGGCCGGCCAGGGCCCCCGCAACAAGCCCGAGACCTGGGAGAAGTGCTGCAGGCCTGGGGTGCTGGGGCCAGGCCTGGTACTCCCAAAGGCTCCCGCTTCACACATTCCAAGAAGTTCACCTTCCATCTG gagCCTGAGGCCCAGGCAGCCCAGGTGTCAGATGTGCCGGCCACCTCCCAGCGGCCTGAACAG GACACGTGGGCAGCCCAGGAGCAGGAGCTGGAGTCTCTTCGGGAGCAGCTGGAGGGGGTGAACCACAACATTGAAGAGGTTGAAGCTAACATGAAGACGCTGGGAATCAACCTTGTGCAG GTGGAGACTGAGTGTCGGCAGAGTGAGCTCAGCATCGTGGAGCGTGAGCAAGCCCTGCGTCTGAAGAGCCAGGCGGTGGAGCTGCTGCCCGACGGGGCTGCCAACCTTGCCAAGCTGCAG CTTGTGGTAGAGAGCAGTGCCCAGCGGGTCATCCACTTGGCGGGTCAGTGGGAAAAGCACCGGGTCCCGCTCCTCGCTGAGTACCGCCACCTCCGAAAGCTCCAGGACTGCAGAGAG CTGGAATCTTCTCGACGGCTGGCAGAGATCCAGGAGCTGCACCAGAGCGTTCGGGCAGCTGCCGAAGAAGCCCGCCGGAAGGAGGAGGTCTACAAGCAGCTG GTGTCAGAGCTTGAGACCCTGCCCAAAGATGTGTCCCGGTTGGCCTATACCCAGCGCATCCTGGAGATTGTGGGCAATATCCGGAAGCAGAAGGAAGAGATCACTAAG ATCTTGTCTGACACGAAGGAGCTTCAGAAGGAAATCAACTCTCTGTCTGGGAAGCTGGACCGGACGTTTGCAGTGACTGATGAACTTGTGTTCAAG GATGCCAAAAAGGACGATGCTGTTCGGAAGGCCTACAAGTATCTAGCTGCCTTGCATGAG AACTGCAGCCAGCTTATCCAGACCATCGAGGACACAGGCACGATCATGAGGGAGGTTCGAGACCTGGAGGAGCAG ATTGAGACGGAGATGGGCAAGAAGACCCTCAGCAACTTGGACAAGATCCGCGAGGACTACCGAGCCCTTCGCCAGGAGAACGCTGGGCTCCTGGGCCGGGTCCGCGAGGCCTGA
- the FOXP3 gene encoding forkhead box protein P3 isoform X2: MDLQGLCLPLNKDPMPNPRPAKPLAPSLVLSPSPGASPSWRAAPKASDQLGTKSPGTTFQGRDLRSGAHTSSSSLNPMPPSQLQMPTVPLVMVAPSGARLGPSPHLQALLQDRPHFVHQLSTVDAHARTPVLQVRPLDSPAMISLPPPTAATGLFSLKARPGLPPGINVASLEWVSREPALLCTFPSPGMPRKDSTLSTVPQGSYSLLANGVCKWPGCEKVFKEPEDFLKHCQADHLLDEKGRAQCLLQREVVQSLEQQLVLEKEKLGAMQAHLAGKMAQTKAPSAASSDKGSCCIVATGTPGTTVPAWPGPQEAPDGLFAVRRHLWGSHGNSTFPEFFHNMDYFKFHNMRPPFTYATLIRWAILEAPEKQRTLNEIYHWFTRMFAFFRNHPATWKNAIRHNLSLHKCFVRVESEKGAVWTVDEFEFRKKRSQRPSRCSNPTPGP; the protein is encoded by the exons CCTGCCCTTGAACAAGGACCCAATGCCCAACCCCAGGCCAGCCAAGCCCTTGGCCCCTTCCTTGGTACTCAGCCCATCCCCAGGAGCCTCGCCCAGCTGGAGGGCTGCACCCAAGGCCTCAGACCAGCTGGGCACCAAGAGCCCAGGGACAACTTTCCAAGGCCGGGATCTCCGAAGCGGGGCCCacacttcctcttcctccttgaaCCCCATGCCACCATCACAGCTGCAG ATGCCCACAGTACCCCTTGTCATGGTGGCACCCTCCGGAGCTCGGCTGGGTCCCTCGCCCCACTTGCAGGCGCTCCTCCAGGACAGGCCACACTTCGTGCACCAG CTCTCAACGGTGGACGCCCATGCCCGGACCCCTGTGCTGCAGGTGCGCCCACTGGACAGCCCAGCTATGATCAGCCTCCCGCCACCCACTGCTGCTACGGGGCTCTTCTCTCTCAAGGCCCGGCCCGGCCTGCCACCTG GAATCAACGTGGCCagcctggagtgggtttccagggAGCCAGCACTGCTCTGCACCTTCCCAAGCCCCGGCATGCCTAGGAAAGACAG CACCCTTTCGACTGTGCCCCAGGGCTCCTACTCACTGCTAGCAAATGGCGTCTGCAAGTGGCCCGGATGTGAGAAGGTCTTCAAGGAGCCAGAAGACTTCCTCAA GCACTGCCAGGCAGACCATCTCCTGGATGAGAAGGGCAGGGCGCAGTGTCTGCTCCAGAGGGAGGTGGTGCAATCTCTGGAGCAACAG ctggtgctggagaaggagaAGCTGGGTGCTATGCAGGCCCATCTGGCCGGGAAGATGGCCCAAACCAAGGCTCCATCTGCG gCATCATCTGACAAGGGCTCCTGCTGTATCGTAGCCACTGGCACCCCAGGCACCACCGTCCCAGCCTGGCCAGGACCCCAGGAGGCCCCCGATGGCCTGTTTGCTGTGCGGAGGCACCTCTGGGGCAGCCATGGAAACAGCACATTCCCAG AGTTCTTCCACAACATGGACTACTTCAAGTTCCACAACATGCGGCCCCCTTTCACCTATGCCACCCTCATCCGCTGG GCCATCCTGGAGGCTCCTGAGAAGCAGCGGACACTCAACGAGATCTATCACTGGTTTACACGCATGTTTGCCTTCTTCAGAAACCACCCAGCCACCTGGAAG AATGCCATCCGCCACAACCTGAGCCTGCACAAGTGCTTCGTACGCGTGGAGAGCGAGAAGGGGGCTGTGTGGACCGTGGATGAGTTTGAGTTCCGCAAGAAGAGGAGCCAGAGGCCCAGCAGGTGTTCCAACCCCACACCTGGCCCCTGA
- the CCDC22 gene encoding coiled-coil domain-containing protein 22, whose translation MEEADRILIHSLRQAGTAVPPDVQTLRAFTTELVVEAVVRCLRVINPAVGSGLSPLLPLAMSARFRLAMSLAQACMDLGYPLELGYQNFLYPSEPDLRDLLLFLAERLPTDASEDADQSAGESAILLRAIGSRIRDHLALPWVPPLLRTPKLQYLQGSAHQKPFHASRLVMPELSSRGESREFQAGPLLLPVPAQVPQPAARAASLLEHHAIQLCQHTGRDRAGDEDWGHRTSRLPAQEDTRAQRQRLQKHLAEHLRQTWGRPGPPQQARDLGEVLQAWGAGARPGTPKGSRFTHSKKFTFHLEPEAQAAQVSDVPATSQRPEQDTWAAQEQELESLREQLEGVNHNIEEVEANMKTLGINLVQVETECRQSELSIVEREQALRLKSQAVELLPDGAANLAKLQLVVESSAQRVIHLAGQWEKHRVPLLAEYRHLRKLQDCRELESSRRLAEIQELHQSVRAAAEEARRKEEVYKQLVSELETLPKDVSRLAYTQRILEIVGNIRKQKEEITKDAKKDDAVRKAYKYLAALHENCSQLIQTIEDTGTIMREVRDLEEQIETEMGKKTLSNLDKIREDYRALRQENAGLLGRVREA comes from the exons ATGGAGGAGGCGGACCGAATCCTCATCCATTCCCTGCGCCAGGCCGGCAC GGCAGTTCCTCCAGATGTGCAGACCCTGCGAGCCTTCACCACTGAGCTGGTGGTAGAAGCTGTGGTCCGCTGCCTGCGTGTGATCAACCCCGCTGTGGGCTCTGGCCTCAGCCCCCTGCTGCCTCTTGCCATGTCTGCCCGTTTCCGTTTGGCCATGAGCCTGGCTCAGGCCTGCATG GACCTGGGCTACCCCTTGGAGCTTGGCTATCAGAACTTCCTCTACCCCAGTGAGCCTGACCTCCGAGACCTGCTTCTGTTCTTGGCTGAGCGTCTGCCCACTGATGCCTCTGAGGATGCAGACCAGTCTGCTG GTGAATCTGCTATCCTCCTCCGGGCCATCGGGAGCCGGATCCGGGACCACCTGGCCCTGCCCTGGGTCCCACCCCTCCTTCGCACTCCTAAACTACAGTACCTCCAG GGCTCAGCCCACCAGAAGCCTTTCCATGCCAGCAGGCTGGTCATGCCTGAGTTGAGCTCCAGAGGAG AGTCCCGGGAGTTCCAGGCAGGTCCCCTGCTGCTACCAGTTCCTGCCCAGGTGCCCCAGCCGGCTGCCAGGGCGGCCTCACTCCTCGAACACCATGCCATCCAGCTTTGCCAGCACACAGGCCGGGACCGTGCTGGGGACGAGGACTGGGGCCACCGGACATCCCGCCTCCCCGCCCAG GAGGACACACGGGCTCAGCGGCAGCGGCTACAGAAGCACCTGGCCGAGCATCTGCGCCAGACCTGGGGCCGGCCAGGGCCCCCGCAACAAGCCCGAGACCTGGGAGAAGTGCTGCAGGCCTGGGGTGCTGGGGCCAGGCCTGGTACTCCCAAAGGCTCCCGCTTCACACATTCCAAGAAGTTCACCTTCCATCTG gagCCTGAGGCCCAGGCAGCCCAGGTGTCAGATGTGCCGGCCACCTCCCAGCGGCCTGAACAG GACACGTGGGCAGCCCAGGAGCAGGAGCTGGAGTCTCTTCGGGAGCAGCTGGAGGGGGTGAACCACAACATTGAAGAGGTTGAAGCTAACATGAAGACGCTGGGAATCAACCTTGTGCAG GTGGAGACTGAGTGTCGGCAGAGTGAGCTCAGCATCGTGGAGCGTGAGCAAGCCCTGCGTCTGAAGAGCCAGGCGGTGGAGCTGCTGCCCGACGGGGCTGCCAACCTTGCCAAGCTGCAG CTTGTGGTAGAGAGCAGTGCCCAGCGGGTCATCCACTTGGCGGGTCAGTGGGAAAAGCACCGGGTCCCGCTCCTCGCTGAGTACCGCCACCTCCGAAAGCTCCAGGACTGCAGAGAG CTGGAATCTTCTCGACGGCTGGCAGAGATCCAGGAGCTGCACCAGAGCGTTCGGGCAGCTGCCGAAGAAGCCCGCCGGAAGGAGGAGGTCTACAAGCAGCTG GTGTCAGAGCTTGAGACCCTGCCCAAAGATGTGTCCCGGTTGGCCTATACCCAGCGCATCCTGGAGATTGTGGGCAATATCCGGAAGCAGAAGGAAGAGATCACTAAG GATGCCAAAAAGGACGATGCTGTTCGGAAGGCCTACAAGTATCTAGCTGCCTTGCATGAG AACTGCAGCCAGCTTATCCAGACCATCGAGGACACAGGCACGATCATGAGGGAGGTTCGAGACCTGGAGGAGCAG ATTGAGACGGAGATGGGCAAGAAGACCCTCAGCAACTTGGACAAGATCCGCGAGGACTACCGAGCCCTTCGCCAGGAGAACGCTGGGCTCCTGGGCCGGGTCCGCGAGGCCTGA
- the FOXP3 gene encoding forkhead box protein P3 isoform X1, with amino-acid sequence MAYLEKPEGCSHLLKIDWRESSLSLPLNKDPMPNPRPAKPLAPSLVLSPSPGASPSWRAAPKASDQLGTKSPGTTFQGRDLRSGAHTSSSSLNPMPPSQLQMPTVPLVMVAPSGARLGPSPHLQALLQDRPHFVHQLSTVDAHARTPVLQVRPLDSPAMISLPPPTAATGLFSLKARPGLPPGINVASLEWVSREPALLCTFPSPGMPRKDSTLSTVPQGSYSLLANGVCKWPGCEKVFKEPEDFLKHCQADHLLDEKGRAQCLLQREVVQSLEQQLVLEKEKLGAMQAHLAGKMAQTKAPSAASSDKGSCCIVATGTPGTTVPAWPGPQEAPDGLFAVRRHLWGSHGNSTFPEFFHNMDYFKFHNMRPPFTYATLIRWAILEAPEKQRTLNEIYHWFTRMFAFFRNHPATWKNAIRHNLSLHKCFVRVESEKGAVWTVDEFEFRKKRSQRPSRCSNPTPGP; translated from the exons CCTGCCCTTGAACAAGGACCCAATGCCCAACCCCAGGCCAGCCAAGCCCTTGGCCCCTTCCTTGGTACTCAGCCCATCCCCAGGAGCCTCGCCCAGCTGGAGGGCTGCACCCAAGGCCTCAGACCAGCTGGGCACCAAGAGCCCAGGGACAACTTTCCAAGGCCGGGATCTCCGAAGCGGGGCCCacacttcctcttcctccttgaaCCCCATGCCACCATCACAGCTGCAG ATGCCCACAGTACCCCTTGTCATGGTGGCACCCTCCGGAGCTCGGCTGGGTCCCTCGCCCCACTTGCAGGCGCTCCTCCAGGACAGGCCACACTTCGTGCACCAG CTCTCAACGGTGGACGCCCATGCCCGGACCCCTGTGCTGCAGGTGCGCCCACTGGACAGCCCAGCTATGATCAGCCTCCCGCCACCCACTGCTGCTACGGGGCTCTTCTCTCTCAAGGCCCGGCCCGGCCTGCCACCTG GAATCAACGTGGCCagcctggagtgggtttccagggAGCCAGCACTGCTCTGCACCTTCCCAAGCCCCGGCATGCCTAGGAAAGACAG CACCCTTTCGACTGTGCCCCAGGGCTCCTACTCACTGCTAGCAAATGGCGTCTGCAAGTGGCCCGGATGTGAGAAGGTCTTCAAGGAGCCAGAAGACTTCCTCAA GCACTGCCAGGCAGACCATCTCCTGGATGAGAAGGGCAGGGCGCAGTGTCTGCTCCAGAGGGAGGTGGTGCAATCTCTGGAGCAACAG ctggtgctggagaaggagaAGCTGGGTGCTATGCAGGCCCATCTGGCCGGGAAGATGGCCCAAACCAAGGCTCCATCTGCG gCATCATCTGACAAGGGCTCCTGCTGTATCGTAGCCACTGGCACCCCAGGCACCACCGTCCCAGCCTGGCCAGGACCCCAGGAGGCCCCCGATGGCCTGTTTGCTGTGCGGAGGCACCTCTGGGGCAGCCATGGAAACAGCACATTCCCAG AGTTCTTCCACAACATGGACTACTTCAAGTTCCACAACATGCGGCCCCCTTTCACCTATGCCACCCTCATCCGCTGG GCCATCCTGGAGGCTCCTGAGAAGCAGCGGACACTCAACGAGATCTATCACTGGTTTACACGCATGTTTGCCTTCTTCAGAAACCACCCAGCCACCTGGAAG AATGCCATCCGCCACAACCTGAGCCTGCACAAGTGCTTCGTACGCGTGGAGAGCGAGAAGGGGGCTGTGTGGACCGTGGATGAGTTTGAGTTCCGCAAGAAGAGGAGCCAGAGGCCCAGCAGGTGTTCCAACCCCACACCTGGCCCCTGA
- the FOXP3 gene encoding forkhead box protein P3 (The RefSeq protein has 1 substitution compared to this genomic sequence) gives MPNPRPAKPLAPSLVLSPSPGASPSWRAAPKASDQLGTKSPGTTFQGRDLRSGAHTSSSSLNPMPPSQLQMPTVPLVMVAPSGARLGPSPHLQALLQDRPHFVHQLSTVDAHARTPVLQVRPLDSPAMISLPPPTAATGLFSLKARPGLPPGINVASLEWVSREPALLCTFPSPGMPRKDSTLSTVPQGSYSLLANGVCKWPGCEKVFKEPEDFLKHCQADHLLDEKGRAQCLLQREVVQSLEQQLVLEKEKLGAMQAHLAGKMAQTKAPSAASSDKGSCCIVATGTPGTTVPAWPGPQEAPDGLFAVRRHLWGSHGNSTFPEFFHNMDYFKFHNMRPPFTYATLIRWAILEAPEKQRTLNEIYHWFTRMFAFFRNHPATWKNAIRHNLSLHKCFVRVESEKGVVWTVDEFEFRKKRSQRPSRCSNPTPGP, from the exons ATGCCCAACCCCAGGCCAGCCAAGCCCTTGGCCCCTTCCTTGGTACTCAGCCCATCCCCAGGAGCCTCGCCCAGCTGGAGGGCTGCACCCAAGGCCTCAGACCAGCTGGGCACCAAGAGCCCAGGGACAACTTTCCAAGGCCGGGATCTCCGAAGCGGGGCCCacacttcctcttcctccttgaaCCCCATGCCACCATCACAGCTGCAG ATGCCCACAGTACCCCTTGTCATGGTGGCACCCTCCGGAGCTCGGCTGGGTCCCTCGCCCCACTTGCAGGCGCTCCTCCAGGACAGGCCACACTTCGTGCACCAG CTCTCAACGGTGGACGCCCATGCCCGGACCCCTGTGCTGCAGGTGCGCCCACTGGACAGCCCAGCTATGATCAGCCTCCCGCCACCCACTGCTGCTACGGGGCTCTTCTCTCTCAAGGCCCGGCCCGGCCTGCCACCTG GAATCAACGTGGCCagcctggagtgggtttccagggAGCCAGCACTGCTCTGCACCTTCCCAAGCCCCGGCATGCCTAGGAAAGACAG CACCCTTTCGACTGTGCCCCAGGGCTCCTACTCACTGCTAGCAAATGGCGTCTGCAAGTGGCCCGGATGTGAGAAGGTCTTCAAGGAGCCAGAAGACTTCCTCAA GCACTGCCAGGCAGACCATCTCCTGGATGAGAAGGGCAGGGCGCAGTGTCTGCTCCAGAGGGAGGTGGTGCAATCTCTGGAGCAACAG ctggtgctggagaaggagaAGCTGGGTGCTATGCAGGCCCATCTGGCCGGGAAGATGGCCCAAACCAAGGCTCCATCTGCG gCATCATCTGACAAGGGCTCCTGCTGTATCGTAGCCACTGGCACCCCAGGCACCACCGTCCCAGCCTGGCCAGGACCCCAGGAGGCCCCCGATGGCCTGTTTGCTGTGCGGAGGCACCTCTGGGGCAGCCATGGAAACAGCACATTCCCAG AGTTCTTCCACAACATGGACTACTTCAAGTTCCACAACATGCGGCCCCCTTTCACCTATGCCACCCTCATCCGCTGG GCCATCCTGGAGGCTCCTGAGAAGCAGCGGACACTCAACGAGATCTATCACTGGTTTACACGCATGTTTGCCTTCTTCAGAAACCACCCAGCCACCTGGAAG AATGCCATCCGCCACAACCTGAGCCTGCACAAGTGCTTCGTACGCGTGGAGAGCGAGAAGGGGGCTGTGTGGACCGTGGATGAGTTTGAGTTCCGCAAGAAGAGGAGCCAGAGGCCCAGCAGGTGTTCCAACCCCACACCTGGCCCCTGA